Proteins from one Chroococcidiopsis sp. CCMEE 29 genomic window:
- a CDS encoding chemotaxis protein CheB, whose protein sequence is MNSSQSDAQPEPTAKEELVEEQQDKNQELFPIVGIGASAGGLEAFTQLLKHLPINTGMGFVLIQHLSPDHKSFLSEILGRKTQMPVIEVEDCMLVEPNHIYIIPPNSMMTLAQNLLRLTPREKTQGHYMSVDAFFNSLAQQRGSKAIGVVLSGADGDGALGLKAIKVAGGITFAQCEGSARVSSMPNTAAATGHVDFILTPEEIASELAKISRHPYVTYPEPEKTIEELPQDKNPLTSIFTLLQADTGIDFTYYKHTTLKRRILRRMALYKLDLLEDYAKYLQSNPKEVEALCQEFLIHVTSFFRDPEVFQALKEQVFPSMMLNRAPTDPIRIWVAGCSTGEEVYSIAICLQEFLDTQETSPKIMIFGTDISELAIEKARSGTYIPSLVEQISPERLRRFFVKVDGVYEIAKPIRQMCVFAKQNILADPPFSQLDLISCRNVLIYLGTTLQKQVLPMFHYSLKPTGFLLLGTSESTGECSDLFAPVDKKQRIYARKLTATRLNTDYFTTNYLEQKVNGEKMNSDAGSGFDLHKEADRIVWNKYAPAGVIINSDLEIIQFRGNTSPYLSPAPGKPSFNLLNMAGASLRLELRTALLEAKRLDIPVRKSNIPISGKEQLKEVTIEVIPLKAPPTKESYFLVLFEEVLSSASPQLLEDNRKVKPTRGKQTANSQELIQLKQELTATQQELAATKEYLQSVIQEQESITQELTTANEEILSSNEELRSTNEELQTAQEEIQATNEELNTTNEELQSRILESNKVNSDLRNLLGSVNIPIVMLGSDLSIRRFTPMAEKIFNLISTDVGRPLTHIKSNINVPDLEQLIEEVIDTLVTKKQEVQDQEGHWYELCIRPYKTLENKIDGAVVMLIDIDALKSSSEQIKASRDYAEAIIETIPEPLVVLDNSLRVNTANRSFYQTFQVLQTQTEHSSIFELGNGQWDIPELRSLLEKVLPKSNQIDNFEVEHVFDKIGRKTMLLNARKIRRTDDLEMILLVIQDITERKLFEKQRDQLLTQEQAARTAAEVANRTKDEFLSIVSHELRNPLNSILGWARLLRNRGFDAAKINHALERIERSAKSQVRLIEDILDTSRITTGKLQLNVSAIALAPVIEAAIDVARPSAETKNIQIEAVLEPETIVVSGDPDRLQQVIWNLLSNAIKFTPVGGRVTLKLERTSSLAQIQVSDTGQGISADFLPYVFERFRQANSTITRSQGGLGLGLSIVYHLVELHGGTIRAESLGEGQGATFTVQLPLLKTTKREKTNFTSSPHHSIAPSLLDGLRVLVVDDEAGILELLKTILEQYAAQVTAVTSAKEAIAALIAHPGEYDVLLSDIGMPEEDGYALIRQVRELSAQLGGQIPAAALTAYARGEEQREALTTGFQRHIAKPVEPEQLVSIIAELAQINQVTG, encoded by the coding sequence ATGAATTCTAGCCAATCTGACGCTCAACCTGAACCCACTGCTAAGGAAGAGCTAGTCGAGGAGCAGCAGGACAAAAATCAGGAATTATTTCCAATCGTGGGAATAGGAGCTTCTGCTGGTGGGTTAGAGGCATTCACCCAGTTGCTTAAGCATTTACCAATCAATACTGGGATGGGATTTGTGCTGATTCAGCATTTGAGCCCAGATCATAAAAGCTTTTTGAGCGAGATTCTTGGCAGAAAAACCCAGATGCCAGTCATTGAGGTGGAGGATTGTATGTTGGTGGAACCTAACCACATCTACATCATTCCGCCGAACAGCATGATGACTCTTGCCCAAAACCTGCTTAGACTCACGCCCCGCGAGAAGACTCAGGGGCATTATATGTCAGTCGATGCCTTCTTTAATTCATTGGCACAGCAGCGGGGAAGCAAGGCAATCGGAGTTGTTCTGTCTGGGGCGGACGGAGATGGAGCCCTTGGACTAAAGGCAATCAAGGTGGCTGGCGGAATTACCTTTGCTCAGTGTGAAGGATCGGCAAGAGTCAGCAGTATGCCAAACACTGCTGCTGCTACAGGTCACGTGGACTTCATCCTCACCCCTGAAGAAATTGCCTCAGAGCTGGCAAAGATCAGCCGCCATCCCTATGTCACTTACCCTGAACCGGAAAAAACGATTGAGGAACTCCCTCAAGACAAGAATCCGCTGACCAGTATCTTTACGTTGCTACAGGCTGATACGGGAATTGACTTTACCTATTACAAGCACACCACCCTCAAGCGGCGAATTCTGCGGCGGATGGCTCTCTATAAGTTGGATCTGTTGGAGGATTACGCTAAATATCTCCAGTCCAACCCTAAAGAAGTGGAAGCTCTGTGCCAAGAATTCTTGATCCATGTCACCAGTTTTTTCCGAGATCCGGAAGTATTTCAAGCCTTAAAAGAGCAGGTATTCCCTAGCATGATGCTCAATAGAGCGCCGACCGATCCAATCCGGATCTGGGTGGCGGGGTGTTCAACAGGTGAAGAAGTCTACTCCATTGCCATTTGCTTGCAGGAGTTTTTGGATACTCAGGAAACCTCACCAAAAATCATGATTTTTGGTACGGACATCAGTGAACTAGCGATCGAGAAAGCCCGTTCAGGTACATACATCCCCAGCCTCGTAGAGCAGATTTCACCCGAACGTCTGCGACGCTTCTTTGTCAAAGTAGATGGCGTATACGAGATCGCCAAGCCGATCCGCCAGATGTGTGTCTTTGCTAAACAAAATATACTCGCTGACCCACCTTTTTCCCAGTTAGACCTAATTAGTTGTCGAAACGTCCTAATTTATTTGGGAACCACTTTGCAAAAGCAGGTGCTCCCGATGTTCCATTACAGCCTCAAACCAACAGGCTTTCTCCTGCTCGGAACCTCAGAAAGTACGGGCGAGTGTTCAGACTTATTTGCTCCAGTAGACAAAAAGCAGAGAATCTATGCCCGCAAGTTGACAGCCACGCGGCTAAATACTGACTATTTCACCACTAATTATCTTGAACAGAAAGTAAATGGCGAGAAAATGAACTCAGATGCTGGGTCAGGTTTTGATTTGCACAAAGAGGCTGACCGGATTGTCTGGAATAAATATGCCCCAGCAGGTGTAATTATCAACAGCGATCTGGAAATCATTCAATTTCGGGGAAATACCAGTCCTTACCTGAGCCCTGCACCCGGAAAGCCAAGTTTCAACTTGCTAAATATGGCTGGGGCAAGCTTACGCTTAGAGCTACGCACAGCGCTTTTGGAGGCGAAGCGGTTAGATATCCCAGTCAGAAAGTCAAACATACCGATCTCAGGGAAAGAGCAATTAAAGGAAGTCACAATTGAAGTTATTCCCTTGAAGGCTCCCCCTACAAAAGAAAGCTACTTTTTAGTTTTGTTTGAAGAAGTTCTCTCGTCAGCAAGCCCTCAATTACTTGAAGACAACCGTAAGGTGAAGCCGACGCGGGGGAAGCAGACAGCTAACTCACAGGAACTTATCCAGCTTAAACAGGAACTTACTGCCACTCAACAGGAGCTTGCTGCGACTAAAGAGTATCTGCAATCGGTTATTCAGGAGCAGGAGAGTATTACCCAAGAACTCACGACTGCCAATGAGGAAATCTTATCGAGCAACGAAGAGTTACGAAGCACAAATGAGGAACTACAAACAGCCCAAGAAGAAATTCAAGCGACTAATGAAGAATTGAATACGACTAATGAGGAATTGCAGAGTCGAATACTTGAATCAAACAAGGTCAACAGCGACTTGCGCAATCTCCTGGGTAGTGTCAATATTCCGATTGTGATGTTAGGGAGCGATTTGAGCATCCGACGCTTCACCCCGATGGCGGAGAAAATCTTCAACCTGATCTCAACTGATGTGGGGCGACCGCTCACTCATATTAAGTCCAATATTAATGTCCCTGACTTAGAACAATTGATCGAAGAGGTGATAGACACCTTGGTCACGAAGAAACAAGAGGTTCAAGATCAAGAGGGTCACTGGTATGAATTATGCATCCGCCCATACAAGACCCTGGAAAATAAAATTGATGGCGCGGTGGTGATGTTGATCGATATTGATGCCCTAAAATCCAGCAGCGAGCAGATTAAAGCATCCCGTGATTACGCCGAAGCGATTATAGAGACGATACCGGAACCTTTAGTCGTGCTGGATAACAGCTTGAGAGTGAATACGGCGAACCGTTCTTTCTATCAGACTTTCCAGGTTTTACAAACACAAACAGAACATAGCAGTATCTTTGAGCTAGGAAACGGTCAGTGGGACATTCCCGAGTTGCGATCGCTGCTAGAAAAAGTTCTTCCTAAAAGCAACCAGATCGATAATTTTGAGGTTGAGCATGTATTTGATAAAATCGGACGCAAGACAATGCTACTCAATGCTCGAAAAATCCGGCGAACAGACGATCTGGAAATGATCCTGCTCGTCATCCAGGACATCACTGAGCGGAAGTTGTTTGAGAAACAACGCGACCAGCTACTGACTCAGGAGCAGGCGGCTCGTACAGCAGCCGAGGTAGCAAACCGTACTAAGGATGAGTTCTTATCAATCGTCTCTCACGAACTACGGAACCCTCTAAACTCCATCCTAGGGTGGGCTCGGTTGCTGCGTAATCGTGGGTTTGACGCAGCCAAGATCAATCATGCGCTGGAGAGGATCGAGCGCAGCGCCAAGTCGCAAGTTAGGCTGATTGAAGATATCTTAGACACCTCACGCATTACGACAGGCAAGCTCCAACTTAACGTCAGTGCGATCGCTTTGGCACCTGTAATTGAGGCAGCCATTGATGTTGCCCGTCCATCAGCTGAAACTAAGAATATTCAAATAGAAGCCGTGCTTGAACCAGAGACCATAGTGGTGTCAGGCGATCCGGATCGCTTACAGCAGGTGATCTGGAATCTGCTCTCTAACGCTATCAAGTTCACCCCAGTTGGGGGACGCGTTACACTCAAGCTTGAGCGCACTAGCTCACTTGCCCAGATTCAAGTCAGCGACACAGGTCAGGGGATCAGCGCCGACTTTCTCCCCTATGTCTTTGAACGATTCCGTCAAGCCAATAGCACCATCACTCGGTCACAGGGTGGACTCGGACTCGGACTCTCAATTGTGTATCATTTGGTAGAACTACACGGTGGCACTATCCGGGCAGAAAGTCTAGGTGAGGGGCAGGGGGCGACATTCACAGTCCAGCTGCCGCTTCTAAAGACAACAAAGAGAGAGAAAACAAATTTTACCTCATCGCCCCATCACTCCATCGCCCCATCACTCCTTGATGGATTGCGAGTACTTGTTGTTGATGACGAGGCGGGGATACTGGAGTTACTAAAGACAATTCTTGAACAGTATGCCGCCCAAGTGACCGCAGTTACCTCAGCCAAAGAAGCGATCGCCGCCTTGATAGCACATCCTGGAGAATACGATGTTCTGTTGTCAGACATTGGAATGCCAGAAGAGGATGGCTATGCGCTCATCCGTCAGGTGAGGGAACTTAGTGCTCAGTTAGGGGGACAGATTCCTGCCGCAGCTTTAACGGCATACGCGAGGGGAGAAGAGCAAAGGGAGGCTCTTACTACTGGTTTTCAAAGGCATATCGCTAAACCAGTTGAGCCAGAACAACTAGTATCAATAATCGCAGAGCTTGCCCAGATTAATCAGGTGACAGGGTGA
- a CDS encoding family 10 glycosylhydrolase, whose product MLIKLDFSALLLKLSLQEGKSKSHELGIRSQKKISLWVPGCLFLAFNFLLFPASVRAEQAVLGVVKSEENANQWTEITSRLRVAGVPYCVIELPTVRSAADLSDRPVVFLPNIETITPAQAIALEEWMSRGGRVIASGPVGNLSQPGVRQLLRSLLGAYWGFNLSTPSNLQPLRTNTQEWVRQAGNDGVVLGGVVIPTGINSKPAAIWQSKDNPPAVVTTDRSTVLGWQWGVNAAAPVELDTAWLRAAISRYTPLAAAGTTTADSTAELPKNCNGTVASATLPPAPQPTTPLQNTANSEITPPAPPAPQVAVAPKPRAIPNARPPQPDDLIEQLAPPGLEVAPDSKQPLTGVQASALKQELENLIGRFESAQLAANAINSKRNEQHRRNDRTEVATANPLKAGLLEPAAKAVAEAREIAKSLPQLIAQKDYAAARQQWLKAQQLLRQHYPIDRTLAQPEIRAMWLDRGSIVRAGSEQGLAKIFDQLAAAGINTVFFETVNAGYPIYPSEVAPQQNPLVRGWDPLAAAVKLAHERGMELHAWVWTFAVGNQRHNAIVNLPADYPGPVIAAHPEWASYDNRGSLFPPGQGKPFLDPANPAARQYLFRLVNEIVSRYQVDGLQLDYIRYPFQDPSAERSYGYGIAARQQFQQMTGVDPTNIRPGDRQLWQKWTEFRTRQIDSFVADVSQRLRQKRPNLIMSVAVFPLSEHDRIHKLQQHWEVWANRGDVDLIVPMTYAQDTYRFQRLAQPWIASTKLGSALILPGIRLLNLPVLEAIDQIQLARDLPVSGYSLFAVENLSNELQTIFHNTQGSDSNLSQTPVPYRQPFQTAAARYAALQGEWNFLLENNQLWLRGSALSAFNTQAKEIESALNQLSKDPSPSRLVVARAALTAFQSQFKEWMRPQALENPYQVNVWQNRLATLDRLLSYGERVVLKRESPPVAEQP is encoded by the coding sequence ATGTTAATTAAATTAGATTTTTCCGCTTTGCTACTAAAGCTGTCTTTGCAAGAAGGCAAAAGTAAGAGTCACGAGTTAGGAATCAGGAGCCAAAAGAAGATATCTCTTTGGGTGCCTGGATGCTTATTTTTAGCTTTTAATTTTTTACTTTTTCCGGCTTCAGTTAGGGCAGAACAGGCTGTTTTGGGAGTGGTCAAGAGTGAGGAAAATGCTAATCAATGGACAGAGATTACATCACGCTTGCGGGTTGCTGGGGTTCCCTATTGTGTGATTGAGTTGCCTACCGTGAGGAGTGCCGCCGATCTAAGCGATCGCCCGGTCGTGTTTTTACCAAATATTGAGACGATTACACCAGCGCAGGCGATCGCGCTAGAAGAATGGATGAGTCGTGGTGGGCGAGTAATTGCTAGTGGTCCTGTGGGCAACCTTTCTCAGCCAGGAGTGCGCCAGCTATTGCGATCTTTGTTAGGGGCGTACTGGGGATTCAACCTCAGTACGCCATCCAACTTGCAACCGCTACGAACTAATACCCAGGAGTGGGTGAGGCAAGCTGGAAACGATGGTGTAGTGCTAGGAGGCGTTGTAATTCCTACCGGGATTAACAGTAAACCCGCTGCGATTTGGCAGTCTAAAGATAACCCGCCAGCCGTTGTAACCACTGACAGATCAACTGTTTTGGGATGGCAGTGGGGTGTCAATGCAGCAGCGCCTGTAGAGCTAGATACTGCCTGGTTACGAGCAGCCATTAGCCGTTATACTCCGCTTGCCGCCGCTGGAACTACAACAGCTGACTCAACTGCTGAGTTGCCCAAAAACTGCAATGGCACAGTAGCTTCAGCAACACTCCCTCCAGCACCACAACCTACCACCCCCTTACAAAACACTGCCAACAGCGAAATTACTCCCCCTGCTCCCCCTGCTCCCCAAGTTGCTGTTGCTCCTAAACCAAGAGCAATCCCCAATGCTAGACCTCCGCAGCCGGACGATCTAATCGAACAGTTAGCACCTCCTGGTTTAGAAGTTGCTCCTGATTCAAAACAGCCGCTTACTGGCGTGCAAGCGAGTGCACTGAAACAGGAGCTAGAAAATCTGATTGGTCGGTTTGAGAGCGCCCAGTTAGCCGCCAACGCTATCAATAGCAAAAGGAACGAACAGCACAGACGCAATGATCGAACGGAAGTTGCCACCGCTAATCCTCTGAAGGCTGGGCTACTAGAGCCAGCTGCCAAAGCTGTAGCAGAGGCTAGAGAGATTGCCAAAAGTTTGCCTCAGCTGATTGCTCAAAAGGACTATGCTGCTGCTCGACAGCAGTGGCTGAAAGCCCAACAACTTCTCAGGCAGCACTACCCAATTGACCGCACTTTGGCTCAACCAGAAATCCGGGCAATGTGGTTAGACCGGGGTAGCATTGTCCGTGCTGGCTCGGAGCAGGGATTAGCGAAGATTTTTGACCAACTGGCAGCAGCGGGAATTAACACCGTCTTTTTTGAAACAGTCAACGCCGGTTATCCCATCTATCCTAGTGAAGTAGCACCCCAGCAAAACCCATTAGTAAGGGGATGGGACCCATTGGCAGCTGCCGTCAAGTTAGCTCATGAGCGCGGCATGGAATTACATGCTTGGGTTTGGACTTTTGCGGTTGGCAACCAGCGACACAATGCAATCGTTAATCTGCCTGCTGATTACCCAGGACCAGTAATTGCCGCCCATCCTGAGTGGGCTAGCTACGATAATCGTGGTAGCTTGTTTCCACCGGGTCAAGGCAAGCCATTTTTGGACCCAGCGAATCCGGCAGCCCGTCAGTACCTATTCCGGCTCGTTAATGAGATTGTTAGCCGCTATCAAGTTGATGGTCTCCAGCTAGATTATATTCGCTATCCTTTTCAAGATCCCAGCGCTGAACGTAGCTATGGCTATGGGATTGCAGCACGACAGCAGTTTCAGCAAATGACAGGGGTAGATCCGACAAATATTCGCCCTGGCGATCGCCAACTCTGGCAAAAATGGACAGAATTTCGTACCCGCCAAATTGACAGTTTTGTGGCTGACGTGTCCCAACGGCTAAGGCAAAAGCGTCCTAACTTGATTATGTCTGTTGCGGTTTTTCCCCTTTCAGAACACGATCGCATTCACAAGTTGCAGCAGCACTGGGAAGTCTGGGCAAATCGCGGTGATGTGGATTTGATTGTCCCTATGACTTATGCACAGGATACGTATCGTTTCCAGCGTCTTGCCCAACCTTGGATCGCTTCAACTAAGTTGGGTTCAGCGTTGATTTTGCCAGGAATTCGCCTTCTCAATTTGCCAGTATTAGAAGCGATCGATCAAATCCAGCTAGCAAGGGACTTGCCAGTTAGCGGTTACTCCCTGTTTGCTGTGGAAAATCTTAGCAACGAACTACAAACAATCTTCCATAACACCCAAGGAAGCGACAGTAACCTATCTCAAACACCAGTTCCTTACCGCCAACCCTTCCAGACTGCTGCTGCCCGTTACGCTGCCTTACAAGGAGAGTGGAATTTTCTGTTGGAAAACAACCAACTTTGGCTAAGGGGCTCAGCGCTTTCTGCCTTTAACACCCAAGCAAAAGAAATTGAAAGTGCCTTGAATCAACTTTCCAAAGATCCTTCTCCTAGTAGGTTAGTGGTGGCAAGAGCGGCATTAACTGCCTTTCAGTCACAATTCAAGGAATGGATGCGTCCCCAGGCTTTAGAGAATCCCTATCAAGTCAATGTGTGGCAAAATCGTCTCGCTACTCTAGATAGGCTACTGAGTTATGGGGAACGGGTTGTATTAAAGCGAGAATCTCCGCCAGTTGCTGAACAGCCATAG
- a CDS encoding TIGR03279 family radical SAM protein, which yields MSETAIRPARITKVLPDSVAAEIGFEPGDAIISINGSRPRDLIDYQFLCADELLELEVLDVAGNTHQIEIEKDYDEDLGLEFDTALFDGLIQCNNRCPFCFIDQQPPGKRQSLYLKDDDYRLSFLYGSYLTLTNLRQREWQRIEQMRLSPLYASVHATEPEVRIRLLKNPRAGQILQQIKWFQERRLQIHAQVVVCPGINDGVHLERTLLDLAQFHTEEVPAVTSVAVVPVGLTRFRPKEDELIPVSREKAAEVICQVQALQSKFRQHLGSNFAWLADEWFLIAGEELPSEAHYEDYPQIDNGVGSIRAFLKQFSAAAQRLPQQIYPPRKFTWVVGNAVEKAFQPILHQLNQVNGLRVDMVALCSNYWGQSITVTGLLTGQDLLKGLQGKNLGDAILLPALMLKHGDTCFLDDMIVEELARTLNTPIVPVRGVEELIETCIK from the coding sequence ATGAGTGAGACCGCAATTCGTCCTGCCCGCATTACCAAAGTGTTGCCTGATTCAGTTGCAGCTGAGATTGGATTTGAACCAGGCGACGCGATTATTTCTATCAATGGTAGCCGACCCCGCGACTTGATCGACTACCAGTTCTTATGTGCTGATGAATTACTAGAACTGGAAGTTTTAGACGTGGCTGGCAATACTCATCAAATTGAAATTGAGAAAGACTACGACGAAGACTTGGGGCTAGAATTCGATACTGCCTTATTTGATGGCTTAATTCAGTGTAATAACCGCTGTCCTTTTTGCTTTATTGACCAGCAGCCACCTGGTAAACGGCAGAGTTTATACCTAAAAGATGACGACTACCGCTTGAGTTTTCTTTACGGATCTTACCTCACCCTAACTAATCTCAGGCAACGAGAATGGCAGCGCATCGAGCAGATGCGACTGTCTCCCCTATATGCTTCCGTCCATGCAACCGAGCCAGAAGTACGAATTCGGTTACTAAAAAACCCTCGTGCTGGTCAGATTTTGCAACAAATTAAGTGGTTTCAGGAGCGACGACTACAAATTCACGCGCAGGTGGTTGTTTGTCCTGGGATCAACGATGGTGTTCATCTGGAACGTACCCTGCTAGATTTGGCACAATTTCACACTGAGGAAGTACCAGCTGTCACTTCGGTTGCAGTGGTGCCAGTAGGGTTGACTAGGTTTCGCCCAAAAGAAGATGAGCTGATACCAGTGAGCCGCGAGAAAGCCGCTGAAGTAATATGCCAAGTTCAAGCTCTACAAAGCAAATTTCGCCAACATCTGGGGTCTAATTTTGCCTGGCTAGCTGATGAATGGTTTTTGATTGCCGGTGAGGAATTACCCTCTGAAGCTCACTACGAAGACTATCCGCAGATTGACAACGGTGTAGGTTCAATTCGCGCTTTTCTCAAACAATTTTCTGCTGCTGCTCAGCGTTTGCCCCAACAAATCTATCCGCCTCGAAAATTTACTTGGGTGGTAGGCAACGCTGTAGAAAAAGCCTTTCAGCCCATACTCCATCAGCTGAATCAAGTAAACGGTCTAAGGGTAGATATGGTTGCTTTATGTAGCAATTACTGGGGACAGAGTATCACAGTCACAGGATTGCTAACCGGTCAAGATTTGCTCAAAGGTCTACAGGGGAAAAATTTGGGTGATGCTATTTTGCTGCCCGCTCTAATGCTTAAGCATGGCGATACTTGTTTTCTAGATGACATGATAGTTGAAGAACTTGCCCGCACACTCAACACACCAATTGTGCCAGTCCGGGGAGTTGAAGAACTAATCGAAACTTGTATTAAATAA
- a CDS encoding undecaprenyl-diphosphate phosphatase yields MASLQRQLFRLLSAGLAAFSVAAFPTIVFGTQTNPTEAMPQLHQINLFQAAVLGMVQGLTEFIPISSTAHLKVVPVALGWGDPGVTFTAVIQLGSIAAVLGYFRTELMQIANGSIKAIARSDYGSNDFRMAVGIILGTLPIIFFGILIKLFIPDFDNSPLRSMAAIASASIWMSLLLGAAERIGKRKRNFDTLVMMDGIWMGLAQAMALIPGVSRSGSTITAGLLVGLERETAARFSFLLGIPAIALAGLVELKDALEQGAGSTGMAAIMVGLVSAAIFSYASIAWLLRYLQTQDTWLFVWYRLAFGVAILGAIFSGLLQNS; encoded by the coding sequence ATGGCTTCACTACAACGTCAATTATTTAGGCTTTTATCTGCAGGCTTAGCCGCTTTCTCGGTTGCTGCTTTCCCTACAATCGTTTTCGGAACCCAGACCAATCCAACGGAAGCAATGCCTCAGCTGCATCAGATAAATCTTTTTCAAGCCGCTGTTTTAGGTATGGTGCAAGGATTAACAGAGTTTATCCCCATCAGTAGTACGGCTCATTTAAAAGTGGTGCCGGTTGCATTAGGCTGGGGCGATCCGGGAGTTACTTTTACTGCCGTGATTCAGCTCGGTAGTATTGCCGCCGTACTAGGCTACTTTCGGACTGAGCTGATGCAAATTGCTAATGGCAGCATTAAAGCGATCGCCCGCTCAGATTACGGCTCCAATGATTTCCGCATGGCTGTAGGGATTATCTTAGGAACATTACCAATTATTTTTTTTGGGATTTTAATTAAGCTATTTATTCCAGATTTTGATAACTCACCCTTACGGAGTATGGCAGCGATTGCGAGTGCCTCAATTTGGATGTCTCTGTTACTGGGAGCAGCCGAGCGTATAGGAAAGCGTAAGCGCAACTTTGACACTCTTGTGATGATGGATGGTATTTGGATGGGCTTGGCTCAGGCTATGGCACTCATTCCCGGTGTCTCTCGCTCTGGTTCAACGATAACAGCGGGGCTATTAGTAGGTCTAGAACGGGAAACAGCTGCCCGGTTTTCTTTTCTCCTAGGAATTCCAGCGATCGCCTTAGCGGGATTAGTAGAGCTAAAAGACGCTTTAGAGCAAGGGGCAGGTAGTACAGGAATGGCGGCAATCATGGTTGGGTTAGTCTCAGCTGCGATATTTTCCTACGCCTCAATCGCCTGGCTGCTGCGTTACCTACAAACCCAAGATACCTGGTTATTTGTTTGGTATCGGCTAGCATTTGGAGTAGCGATATTGGGTGCAATCTTCTCTGGACTGTTGCAAAATAGTTAA